Within Pseudomonas tructae, the genomic segment ATCGCGCCATCGAAGGAGCCGTACAGCTGGCTTTCGCGCTCAAGCTCGCTGCGTTTGGCCCGGGCCTGAACGGCATCGATGGCGCCGGCCTTGAGGTCGCCATCGATGCTCATCTGTTTGCCTGGCATGCCATCGAGGGAGAATCGCGCGGCAACCTCGGCGACGCGCTCGGAACCCTTGGTGATGACGATGAACTGGACAATGGTAACGATCGAGAAGATCACGAAGCCCACCACCAGGTTTTCGCCGATGACGAACTCGCCGAAGGAGGCAATGATCTCGCCGGCATCGGCCTGGGTCAGGATCAGGCGGCTGGTGCTGATCGACAAGGCCAGGCGAAACAATGTTGTCAGTAACAGCAAGGCCGGGAAGGTCGAATAGCTGAGGATCCGCTCGATGTAGAACGAGCCCATGAAGATCAGCAACGACAGGACGATGTTCACGCCGATCAGAAAATCCACCAGCAGGGTCGGCAGGGGAATGATCAACATGGCGATGATCATCACCATCAGCGCCAGGATCAACAGCTCCGGGCGCGCCGCCAGGCGCGCCAGCCAGAGGTTCACCAGGATCATCCTCGCACGGCCCAGTGCAGGCCATGCTGCCGGCGCAGCTGGCAGACCTCGGCAAACAGGCTGCTGTCAGCCAGTTGCTCGAAACGCTCGGCCAGGTACAACAACGCGTGATCTTCATTGAACAGTGGCCCGGGCAAGGCCAGGCAAGCCTGGCGCAGGCGCTGCAACCATCGGGCGCGAGCCTGTGCATCGGCCGTCAACATCAGCGGGCCAAGCACCTCCTGCAGCAGTTCATCCAGTGCATGCGGGCTACGCAACACACCCAGGAGCAAGACCAGGCCATCGAGTTCGCTGAGCTGCAGAGAGTCGCGCAACGCTGCCAGGAACAGCCGGTCGGCAGAACGCAATTGCTTGAGTTGCCCGAGCAATATCAGTACCGGTCCATATTCATGCAGGCTGCAACTGGGGTCCTGCCCCTGGATATCGGTCAACAGGCTTTCTTCGAGAAAGCTCAGGACGCTGTGCCGGTGTTCTGGTCCATACAAGCCGATCCATTGCTCGTAGTGGTCGGCCGCGCTGTCTTCGGACTCAAGAAAGTCGCGGTAGTTTTCCCGCAGCGCCGCCGCCCGCACTGCCATGCGTCGGCCATACAAGCGGGCCTTGAGCGCAGCATTGATACCGGCCTGGATCCGTCGCGGGCAACCGCGTTCAGCCAGTGACTGCTCCA encodes:
- the sctW gene encoding type III secretion system gatekeeper subunit SctW; its protein translation is MIPVLTGLSGRAAQARLSREQAAQSQAQTLDNQDDVQDPLADHLQRAVQSSDDLAQVMAQFRRRQFELKSESASELFERVLDDDAPPKARQLLALAADRQLPWALLLQEASGLFADDSDLALILSLLLRQADLAADTRKRLQQLEQSLAERGCPRRIQAGINAALKARLYGRRMAVRAAALRENYRDFLESEDSAADHYEQWIGLYGPEHRHSVLSFLEESLLTDIQGQDPSCSLHEYGPVLILLGQLKQLRSADRLFLAALRDSLQLSELDGLVLLLGVLRSPHALDELLQEVLGPLMLTADAQARARWLQRLRQACLALPGPLFNEDHALLYLAERFEQLADSSLFAEVCQLRRQHGLHWAVRG